Below is a genomic region from Tripterygium wilfordii isolate XIE 37 chromosome 12, ASM1340144v1, whole genome shotgun sequence.
caatcatcaatctatatatatataatggaggatccaaaaacttctccttggtgccacgtggatgattctaaaaaaacctacacaaaaaataaaaagacaaataatatacaaataattttaaaatcatatttaataatacaataaATAGTTATATTaattatcacctattaattgcatcaatctatatatatataatggaggatccaaaaacttctccttggtgccacgtggatgattctaaaaaaacctacacaaaaaataaaaagacaaataatatacaaataattttaaaatcatatttaataatacaataaATAGTCATATTaattatcacctattaattgcatagaaaaacaaaaagataaaagcttaaatgaaacatattcacaatatagatataaaataacatacaaaaacatacaagatcacaataaagttctaagagATACTACAAAATCTTTATGGGAAAAaagaacaatttcaacaaaattcctaacgatatgaccctacaaatcatggaacTAGTAGTATGAAGTTTTGGAACCTCTCAAATGACACGTGTCTTAAATTTACAATGGTCGGTCATATTaattatcacctattaattacatagaaaaacaaaaagataaaagcttaaatgaaacatattcacaatatagatataaaataacatacaaaaacatacaagatcacaataaagttctaagagATACTACAAAATCTTTATGGGAAAAATGAataattttaacaaaattactaacgatatgaccctacaaatcatggaacTAGTAGTATGAAGTTTTGGAACCTCTCAAATGACACCTGTCTTAAATTTACAATGGTCGTCAAGTTCTGGAATCAGAGATTTGATAAAACCGACAACAAAGATGGATAAAACAAACGGGAGGTAAAATAGAGAAGCATAAACCCTAAAGTGTTCAACCAGAACTCTCCAGAATCCAGATTGTAATTAAAAGCATCGGACAGCAATTCCCCTTGTCGAAGTTCCAGTTGGCTTTATGGAGGCTTCAAAGGAGCAACAAGGGCTTCTCAACCAGATCCTTCCTCCTCGCCTGGAAGACGCGGGCCTCGAGGACTGCGCCCTACCGCCTGAATCCATCCACGAGGCCTTTTTTAAGGCGGCCGCGGCCGTGAAGTCCCGTGCCACGTCCATCTTCTCCGCTTCCTCCGAAGAGTCGGGGGATTGCGTCCCAGACCCCTTCCCTTCCGGGAAGGACATGTCCGACAAAGTCGTTGGCTTGCCGCCGAGTACGGACGTGCCGGATGCGTTGGTTGGAGTATTTCCTGAGAAGGATGCGCCCGGGTCTTGTGTTGCGGAGAAGGACATTGAGGAGGAGGGGGATAAGGTCGTGGTGGTGGGTGGTGGGTCAGATGTGGATAAGCAGGAGGAGTTAGGGAAAGGAAGGGGCTGTGTGGATGGGTTGCAAGGACTAGAGGCTGAATTGAAAAATGGTGATAAAAAGGTGGATGATGAAGAGGAGGAAAGAGGAAGTGAGAGGCCAATTCTGACAGAGGGTTTTGTGTGAATCCCAAAGTACTTGGTGGGTAAACTTCCATCTTTTTGTTTTCCACTTGTAATCAGTTATATGCTATGTTGAATGAACTACTATTGTTATGCATATGATGATCAGCTTTTGCTATTGTAGATTCTATTAAATGTCTCCGTTTTTGTTCCTCATTCTCGATTCTAATAAAATTGTTAGGTCTTAGTCTTCTGattttcttctcaatttctAGTATAGTATGCCCAGTATACTTGCATGATTgtgtataatttttattatttttcttccagGCATTTTCCTCTGTAAGTGATTAGGTTGTTGATTCACCactaaaatagaaaaatagaaaacctTTGTACATAATCTATGCCTAGGTTTTCAAGACTCAGCTCCGAGGGCTGCACTTtcataatttcttatttttctttaagtGAGGATTGATGGATCCTGTTATCAAATTCTTAAGTGAAGAACCTCTATGTTTAGATGGGGCTGATTTGAGAGAGGACTGAGGAGTGTACACTCTCATAAGAAGACCCTCAATGGTATTGAAATATCTGTTTTGAGAGAATTGTTTAGAAGAGGTTTCCTCGTCTTGAGAAAGCTTAAGTAGTAGTTATATTCTAATACTATTGCAGCACCCACTAAAATTTCTAGAGCATTAAGATTCTAACAGAGAGAGTTGCAGTCAAGATTCTTCTCAAATGAAAACACTTAATCACTAACATgtgaagaaaacaaagagaaggaAACGGAACACTCCCTGCAATCCAGTTTACACAGAGATTCAGAAACCATGGTGATTCTgcaagaatttttattttttccttgctCTAGGAGATTAATCTGGTACTTATACACACGTACAATCAAGATATACACATTTATCTGCACACAATGCAGTAGTATGGACAGCTGAAGCAAAAACAGTGACGACTAGATGTATCTTTCTTCACATTTAGAACCTTTACCACTCAAATCGAAAAAAAATGCCCCATTGAACTAGAATTTTTTTAGGTATCACCGTAAAACATCCAGAAGGATATCAGCTATATCTGCAATCATCCTTCTTGAACTTGATAGGTTTGGTTCTGGTAGAGTCCAAGACCAAGAGACAAGAAATCTGTTTCTTGTGTCTTACCCTCACCAGCTTTCCCACCACATCTCCTCGCGAGTGTATTTCAAGATCCAATGTGAATGGAATTGCAATATAAGATCCAGTTTGTGAAGCTGCTAGACTTGATCCAGCCCCATAAAGGGGAACTTTGTTTCCTACCAGGTTAACAGATACCGTTCGGTGACTCTTTCTCGGCTGATCATACTTCTTCAACTGCAATATAAGATCAGCAAAACTAGTATGGTTTAGTCTAGATGACATAAGAAGTAACCAAAAACagatcaagaacaagaacataTTTGGAATCAGGAGACATATGAAGTGAATAACATGTAATTCTGAGATGAGGTTGTGGACAGAATTCTAACCTGGCCAGTTGCTACAGCAATCTCTGAATATAAGAGATTGATGGGTTTAGAGCTAACATGAATGCCAAACATTGTAGCAGGGTTATATATGCTTATCCTCAATGAGCCATTCATTGATAGCATTTTTGTTGGAACTCCTGAGAAGTCTGCTCCAGACCCCACATAAAAGTTGTTCACCACCAAGCTCTGAAAGAAAGTAAACTTCCCATCAGACAATATATTTGAACAAAGAAATAGAAGCAGACAGAATAACCTTGATGGTTTgcgtcaatttttttttttgggtgacgaGGGAACCCACTGAAAGAACAGTCCACTGCACTTCACCGTAATGGTAAATCTACGGACCACATGCAATACCCTCAAACCACATGAGCCAATTAAGTTTTGGGTCGAAACCCAATGTAAAAATAACGTCAAATCGCGTCAGAATGGATGTTAGAACTTGCAACCTCTCACACACATGCGTTAAGAGGTTAAGTAAATATTACTATCAGGCAAAACATGAAACTAAATTGGCTTACCCTGACAGTAATCTCAGCTTTGTAAGGCCGGCTCGTTCCCCATATAATCAAGCAAAAAACGGCAAACAACATCACAAAACTAAACAGAGCAATCAAGGCCTGACACCTTCTAGTAAAAGCCTTGTCTTCAAGATCCTCATAGGACCCTTCTTCTACTATCACATTACACTCGGGCCAACCCTTGTCATTGATCGTCTTCTTGCTTCCTTTTCTCCCTGAGGATGACCGGAATATCCCCGAAAATCGACTAGATGATGAGTTTCTGGAATGGTGGCCGAAGGATGGGTGTAAAGGTGACTCCATTGGGGATGGTTGCATTGAAGAGGACCTGGACTTGTCTCCATCGTGAGAGTCCCTTGAAGGGCTCTGGACGTAGTACACTGGGCGTTTCGGAGACCTTGGA
It encodes:
- the LOC120010789 gene encoding uncharacterized protein LOC120010789 yields the protein MEASKEQQGLLNQILPPRLEDAGLEDCALPPESIHEAFFKAAAAVKSRATSIFSASSEESGDCVPDPFPSGKDMSDKVVGLPPSTDVPDALVGVFPEKDAPGSCVAEKDIEEEGDKVVVVGGGSDVDKQEELGKGRGCVDGLQGLEAELKNGDKKVDDEEEERGSERPILTEGFV
- the LOC120010787 gene encoding uncharacterized protein LOC120010787 isoform X1 is translated as MILTVKSESDITSLTPSSPPRSPKRPVYYVQSPSRDSHDGDKSRSSSMQPSPMESPLHPSFGHHSRNSSSSRFSGIFRSSSGRKGSKKTINDKGWPECNVIVEEGSYEDLEDKAFTRRCQALIALFSFVMLFAVFCLIIWGTSRPYKAEITVRSLVVNNFYVGSGADFSGVPTKMLSMNGSLRISIYNPATMFGIHVSSKPINLLYSEIAVATGQLKKYDQPRKSHRTVSVNLVGNKVPLYGAGSSLAASQTGSYIAIPFTLDLEIHSRGDVVGKLVRVRHKKQISCLLVLDSTRTKPIKFKKDDCRYS
- the LOC120010787 gene encoding uncharacterized protein LOC120010787 isoform X2 is translated as MQPSPMESPLHPSFGHHSRNSSSSRFSGIFRSSSGRKGSKKTINDKGWPECNVIVEEGSYEDLEDKAFTRRCQALIALFSFVMLFAVFCLIIWGTSRPYKAEITVRSLVVNNFYVGSGADFSGVPTKMLSMNGSLRISIYNPATMFGIHVSSKPINLLYSEIAVATGQLKKYDQPRKSHRTVSVNLVGNKVPLYGAGSSLAASQTGSYIAIPFTLDLEIHSRGDVVGKLVRVRHKKQISCLLVLDSTRTKPIKFKKDDCRYS